The Cyclobacteriaceae bacterium genome includes a region encoding these proteins:
- a CDS encoding aminopeptidase P family protein has protein sequence MRILCTLLLIISFLTSFSQNLDLPADFLTKDFHKERRQKLRDVLPPNSVAVVFANAVRNRANDVDYGYHQDPNFFYLTGYREPDAVLFIFKDKQTSSNSTSYDEILFIQPRNQLDEMWTGRRLGEAGVKEVLGFEQAFNNSEFKRYNVDFQKFDKILFYDFQNDVRNDPRDSSDLYDLIAQFKTKVQYPENNKLTVTRELQKNNLDTRGLKSLMAGLRGIKTKEELEMIRKAVSISCMGQVEVLKAMKPGMSEREIQGIHEFVFKKYEAEDVGYPSIVGAGHNGCILHYVDNYKPMISTKELILMDLGAEYHGYTADITRTFPVSGKFSPEQKQIYELVLKAQEEAMKSCKPGTPMSKLTMICQEIINKGLFDLGIIKSITERHFYFPHGVSHHIGLDVHDIGGGVLEENNTVTIEPGIYIPDNSNCDKKWWGIAVRIEDDYLITKDGYEHLSASAPRTVKDIEAMMKLPSALDDFLLPSLDKKN, from the coding sequence ATGCGCATACTCTGCACGCTTCTATTAATAATCTCCTTCCTTACTTCTTTCAGTCAGAACTTGGATCTTCCAGCGGATTTTCTCACCAAGGATTTTCACAAGGAACGCAGGCAGAAACTTCGTGATGTGCTTCCTCCCAATTCAGTCGCAGTCGTTTTTGCCAATGCAGTTCGTAATCGGGCCAACGATGTAGACTACGGTTATCATCAGGATCCCAATTTTTTCTATCTGACAGGTTATCGTGAACCTGATGCAGTTCTCTTCATTTTCAAGGACAAGCAGACCTCATCAAACAGTACCAGTTACGATGAAATTCTATTCATCCAACCCCGCAATCAACTTGATGAGATGTGGACAGGAAGGCGTCTTGGAGAAGCCGGCGTAAAAGAAGTGCTGGGCTTTGAGCAAGCATTCAACAACAGCGAATTCAAACGCTACAATGTCGATTTCCAAAAATTCGATAAAATATTGTTCTATGATTTTCAGAATGATGTGCGAAATGATCCAAGGGATTCCTCAGACTTGTATGATCTTATTGCACAATTCAAAACAAAAGTTCAGTATCCTGAAAACAATAAACTTACTGTAACACGTGAGTTGCAAAAGAACAATCTTGACACCAGAGGCTTGAAATCATTAATGGCCGGTCTGCGCGGAATTAAAACAAAAGAAGAACTGGAAATGATTCGCAAAGCAGTCTCCATTTCATGCATGGGGCAAGTTGAAGTATTGAAAGCAATGAAACCGGGAATGTCAGAACGTGAAATTCAGGGCATACATGAATTTGTCTTTAAAAAATATGAAGCAGAAGATGTTGGATATCCATCCATCGTGGGAGCAGGACATAATGGCTGTATTCTTCATTATGTTGATAACTATAAACCAATGATTTCAACCAAAGAACTTATTCTAATGGATCTCGGCGCTGAGTACCATGGATACACTGCTGACATCACCCGTACTTTTCCGGTCAGTGGAAAATTTTCTCCTGAACAAAAACAGATCTATGAGCTGGTGTTGAAAGCTCAGGAAGAGGCAATGAAGAGCTGCAAACCCGGAACGCCGATGTCAAAACTCACAATGATCTGTCAGGAGATTATTAATAAAGGACTTTTTGATTTGGGAATTATTAAATCAATAACAGAAAGACATTTTTATTTTCCTCATGGAGTCTCTCATCATATCGGACTGGATGTTCATGACATTGGTGGTGGTGTGTTGGAAGAGAATAATACCGTTACCATTGAACCTGGAATTTACATTCCGGATAATTCAAATTGTGATAAAAAATGGTGGGGAATTGCTGTGCGGATCGAGGATGATTACCTGATCACGAAAGATGGTTATGAACATTTATCAGCTTCTGCACCCCGTACTGTTAAAGACATCGAAGCAATGATGAAGCTACCCAGTGCTCTCGACGATTTCTTACTACCTTCATTAGATAAAAAGAACTAA
- a CDS encoding beta-lactamase family protein codes for MKKIPSLAIVIFIIVSSCKPKEEESSLSKNLDSFFSSQYSSDQPGGAVLILKDTSILFSKGYGLADLKTKEAITTKTLFNLGSISKTIVANGILILQEQGKLSVEDSLLKYFPDFKNKEIAKKVRIKHLLTHTSGLPDNRQVVKDSVFFLTANDEQNWYPITQTDTLEFEPGSKYNYSNPSYNALALIIQKVSGQKWQDFIKEKIFIPGNMPTSTITDGAHPHEGVSHGYTMIAHQWTEDDYGEEPTFCASGNGGVWSSVEELANYEIALRKAAFLSKTSIDDSRTIKTFSNWRSSHPADRGWSWQILKVGNYNTAEHTGSQGGFMANYVAIPEKGILLVVLNNAPYDVNLQRDKIISLLEEEKWLE; via the coding sequence ATGAAGAAAATACCATCACTGGCTATTGTAATCTTTATAATCGTTTCATCCTGCAAACCGAAAGAAGAAGAGTCAAGCTTGTCAAAAAATCTTGACTCTTTTTTTTCATCACAATATTCCTCAGATCAACCCGGCGGAGCAGTATTGATCTTAAAAGATACTTCTATACTCTTTTCAAAAGGATATGGGTTAGCAGATCTGAAAACCAAAGAAGCAATAACAACCAAAACACTCTTCAATCTTGGGTCAATTTCAAAAACAATTGTAGCGAATGGGATTCTTATTCTTCAGGAGCAAGGTAAACTCTCCGTTGAAGACAGTTTGCTAAAATATTTTCCGGATTTTAAGAACAAAGAGATTGCTAAAAAAGTAAGGATCAAACATTTATTGACCCACACTTCTGGCCTTCCGGACAATCGTCAGGTTGTTAAAGACTCTGTTTTCTTTTTGACAGCCAATGATGAGCAGAATTGGTATCCCATAACACAAACAGATACCCTTGAATTCGAGCCAGGTTCAAAATACAATTATTCCAATCCATCCTACAATGCGTTGGCTCTTATCATACAAAAGGTAAGTGGCCAAAAGTGGCAGGACTTCATTAAAGAAAAAATCTTTATTCCCGGTAACATGCCTACCAGTACAATCACGGACGGAGCTCATCCACACGAAGGTGTATCGCATGGGTACACCATGATTGCGCATCAATGGACGGAAGATGATTATGGAGAAGAGCCAACGTTCTGCGCTTCTGGAAATGGAGGGGTATGGAGTTCTGTTGAAGAATTGGCGAATTATGAAATCGCTCTTCGAAAAGCAGCATTTCTTTCAAAGACTTCTATTGATGATTCAAGAACGATCAAGACTTTTTCCAATTGGAGGAGTTCTCATCCCGCCGACCGGGGATGGTCATGGCAGATCCTTAAGGTTGGAAATTATAACACTGCTGAACACACAGGAAGTCAGGGTGGGTTTATGGCCAATTATGTGGCAATTCCTGAAAAAGGAATTTTATTAGTTGTGCTTAATAATGCCCCATACGACGTCAATCTTCAAAGAGATAAAATTATTTCTCTGTTGGAAGAGGAAAAGTGGCTTGAATAG
- a CDS encoding cellulase family glycosylhydrolase, giving the protein MKRSILFFLLALCSVSSFAQQMWTANQANAWYADQPWLVGCNYIPNNAINELEMWQAETWDPATIDRELGWAESIGMNTLRVFLHDLLWQQDAEGFKKRLNEFLAICEKHHIRPMLVLFDSVWDPNPKLGKQRDPKPGVHNSGWVQSPGAAALMDEKQYPRLEAYVKGVVGTYANDKRILCWDIWNEPDNVNSNNYEDPKNKLEFVEKLLPKAFEWARAAKPSQPLTSGVWQINYNDFKGLNPIEKIQLTQSDIISFHNYGDAPSFEQSVKMFKTYGRPMMCTEYLARGNNSKFETILPIGKENKIAMYNWGFVKGKTQTDLPWDSWQKPYVNGRVPAVWHHEIFYADGKPYQESEVQVIRSLTGKK; this is encoded by the coding sequence ATGAAACGATCCATTCTCTTTTTTCTCCTGGCCCTTTGCAGTGTTTCATCATTTGCTCAACAAATGTGGACGGCCAATCAGGCCAATGCCTGGTATGCAGACCAACCCTGGCTGGTCGGTTGTAATTATATTCCTAACAATGCCATCAACGAACTTGAAATGTGGCAGGCCGAAACATGGGATCCCGCCACAATTGATCGTGAATTGGGGTGGGCTGAAAGCATTGGCATGAATACACTTCGCGTTTTTCTTCATGATCTTTTATGGCAACAGGATGCCGAAGGATTCAAGAAAAGACTCAATGAGTTTCTGGCCATTTGTGAAAAGCATCACATCCGTCCTATGCTTGTTTTGTTTGACAGCGTCTGGGATCCAAATCCAAAACTTGGAAAACAACGTGATCCAAAACCGGGGGTTCATAATTCAGGATGGGTGCAAAGTCCTGGAGCAGCAGCCTTGATGGATGAAAAGCAATATCCACGTCTGGAAGCATATGTAAAAGGTGTTGTGGGCACCTACGCAAATGACAAAAGAATTTTGTGCTGGGACATCTGGAATGAGCCGGATAACGTGAATTCAAATAATTACGAGGATCCTAAAAACAAACTTGAATTTGTTGAGAAACTCCTTCCGAAAGCATTTGAATGGGCCCGCGCCGCAAAACCATCACAGCCTTTAACATCAGGGGTATGGCAGATCAATTACAATGATTTTAAAGGACTTAATCCGATTGAAAAAATTCAATTAACTCAATCTGACATTATCAGTTTTCATAATTACGGAGATGCTCCAAGCTTTGAACAAAGCGTCAAGATGTTCAAAACCTATGGGAGACCAATGATGTGCACAGAATATCTCGCTCGCGGCAACAACAGTAAATTCGAAACAATACTTCCTATTGGAAAAGAGAATAAAATCGCCATGTACAATTGGGGATTTGTGAAAGGCAAAACACAAACTGATCTTCCATGGGATTCCTGGCAAAAGCCTTATGTCAATGGTCGAGTTCCTGCCGTGTGGCACCATGAAATCTTTTATGCAGATGGAAAGCCGTATCAGGAATCAGAAGTTCAGGTAATACGTTCTCTCACCGGAAAAAAATAA